The following proteins are encoded in a genomic region of Sesamum indicum cultivar Zhongzhi No. 13 linkage group LG8, S_indicum_v1.0, whole genome shotgun sequence:
- the LOC105169644 gene encoding uncharacterized protein LOC105169644 has product MTTEKSQNEKLPSSGAPDPAMTPCRKKKNEEATFLEDLKDHIDEFIHASMDEHKTCFQKTVKKMFGMSKVVAERSLETNKVESVLPLQTTLAE; this is encoded by the exons ATGACAACTGAAAAAAGCCAAAATGAGAAGTTGCCATCTTCTGGAGCTCCAGATCCTGCCATGACTCCATgtaggaagaagaagaatgaaGAAGCAACTTTCTTGGAAGATCTGAAGGATCACATTGACGAATTCATTCATGCTTCCATGGATGAACACAAGACTTGCTTCCAAAAGACTGTCAAGAAG ATGTTTGGGATGTCAAAGGTTGTTGCAGAAAGGAGTCTGGAGACGAACAAAGTCGAAAGTGTTCTGCCTCTTCAAACAACCTTGGCTGAGTAA
- the LOC105169649 gene encoding transcription factor bHLH63 isoform X2, translating into MNSGLPEMLHCLNTNSGSTDMTVIQRQRSRLKWQQQQLIQHQPLAYFNEREALGASLLTLNNDQGLGEMLAPGAMKPDPGEENGWSDDFRRVLNYGNGSEFEMSYPIPRTVSCPPNVAAAMAAEVAADKGKEAALSSETGRESSKKRKAYKTQNLKVVAVDKSEEKKMKGCVEEESKITEQNSNSKSTTTTGSTATNNKNCKGPSANNSKENSKASDVPKPDYIHVRARRGQATDSHSLAERVRREKISERMKYLQDLVPGCNKITGKAGMLDEIINYVQSLQRQVEFLSMKLAAINPRLDFDIDNYLAKEIFPACTSNVPTIGASAEMVNPSHLQFNSLGHELSGTALEMCVNPLDITLRRTISAPVSIPDTFLDSSSLNQIQHLTWEDELQNLYSMEYQQERSTSFISQPFAGFPETGHVKLEM; encoded by the exons ATGAACAGTGGTTTGCCTGAAATGTTGCATTGTCTCAACACCAATTCAGGAAGTACTGATATGACCGTGATTCAGCGCCAACGTTCACGCCTCAAGTGGCAGCAACAACAGTTAATCCAACACCAACCCCTTGCTTATTTCAATGAAAGGGAGGCGTTGGGTGCTTCTCTTTTGACCTTGAATAATGATCAGGGTCTTGGTGAGATGCTGGCGCCTGGAGCAATGAAGCCCGACCCAGGTGAAGAAAACGGGTGGAGCGATGATTTCCGGAGGGTGTTGAATTATGGGAATGGGTCCGAGTTTGAAATGAGTTATCCTATTCCAAGGACTGTCAGCTGCCCGCCGAACGTGGCGGCAGCAATGGCGGCAGAGGTGGCGGCGGATAAAGGTAAGGAGGCTGCTCTGAGTTCCGAGACCGGCAGAgagagttccaagaagagaaaggcttataaaactcaaaaccTTAAG GTAGTTGCAGTAGACAAATCCGAGGAGAAAAAGATGAAAGGATGTGTAGAAGAGGAATCTAAGATCACGGAGCAGAATAGCAATAGCAAAAGCACCACCACTACTGGTAGCACCGCCACCAACAACAAGAACTGCAAAGGGCCCTCTGCCAATAATTCAAAGGAGAACTCAAAAGCCTCTGATGTTCCAAAGCCCGACTATATTCATGTCCGTGCCCGTCGTGGACAAGCCACCGACAGCCACAGCTTGGCCGAAAGA gtaagaagagaaaaaataagtgaaagAATGAAGTACCTGCAAGATTTAGTTCCAGGGTGCAACAAGATAACTGGGAAGGCTGGAATGCTCGACGAGATAATCAACTATGTCCAGTCTCTTCAAAGACAAGTAGAG TTCTTATCTATGAAATTGGCTGCAATCAATCCAAGACTGGATTTTGATATCGACAACTATCTAGCTAAAGAG ATTTTTCCAGCTTGTACATCTAACGTTCCCACAATCGGGGCATCGGCTGAAATGGTCAATCCTTCTCACCTTCAGTTCAATTCATTAGGCCATGAACTCTCAGGTACCGCTCTGGAAATGTGTGTAAATCCTTTGGATATCACACTCAGGAGAACGATTAGTGCTCCTGTATCAATCCCGGATACATTTCTTGACTCATCCAGTTTGAAT CAAATTCAGCACCTAACATGGGAGGATGAACTACAAAATCTCTACAGCATGGAATACCAACAAGAAAGATCAACATCATTTATCTCTCAGCCATTTGCAG GTTTCCCCGAAACAGGGCATGTGAAGCTGGAGATGTGA
- the LOC105169642 gene encoding transcription factor RADIALIS-like, translating to MASSSMSRGAGSTWTAQENKAFERALAIFDKDTPDRWANVARAVGGRTPEEVKRHYEILVEDIKYIESGKVPFPYRTTG from the coding sequence ATGGCATCAAGCTCGATGAGCCGTGGAGCAGGCAGCACTTGGACTGCCCAAGAAAACAAAGCCTTTGAGAGGGCTCTAGCCATTTTCGACAAGGACACCCCGGACCGATGGGCCAATGTGGCCAGGGCCGTGGGAGGTCGAACCCCAGAGGAGGTGAAAAGGCATTATGAAATCCTTGTGGAGGATATCAAATACATTGAGAGTGGTAAAGTGCCATTCCCCTACAGGACCACTGGTTGA
- the LOC105169649 gene encoding transcription factor bHLH63 isoform X1: MNSGLPEMLHCLNTNSGSTDMTVIQRQRSRLKWQQQQLIQHQPLAYFNEREALGASLLTLNNDQGLGEMLAPGAMKPDPGEENGWSDDFRRVLNYGNGSEFEMSYPIPRTVSCPPNVAAAMAAEVAADKGKEAALSSETGRESSKKRKAYKTQNLKVVAVDKSEEKKMKGCVEEESKITEQNSNSKSTTTTGSTATNNKNCKGPSANNSKENSKASDVPKPDYIHVRARRGQATDSHSLAERVRREKISERMKYLQDLVPGCNKITGKAGMLDEIINYVQSLQRQVEFLSMKLAAINPRLDFDIDNYLAKEIFPACTSNVPTIGASAEMVNPSHLQFNSLGHELSGTALEMCVNPLDITLRRTISAPVSIPDTFLDSSSLNQIQHLTWEDELQNLYSMEYQQERSTSFISQPFAGTENMSFQTLIPCSISYTN; this comes from the exons ATGAACAGTGGTTTGCCTGAAATGTTGCATTGTCTCAACACCAATTCAGGAAGTACTGATATGACCGTGATTCAGCGCCAACGTTCACGCCTCAAGTGGCAGCAACAACAGTTAATCCAACACCAACCCCTTGCTTATTTCAATGAAAGGGAGGCGTTGGGTGCTTCTCTTTTGACCTTGAATAATGATCAGGGTCTTGGTGAGATGCTGGCGCCTGGAGCAATGAAGCCCGACCCAGGTGAAGAAAACGGGTGGAGCGATGATTTCCGGAGGGTGTTGAATTATGGGAATGGGTCCGAGTTTGAAATGAGTTATCCTATTCCAAGGACTGTCAGCTGCCCGCCGAACGTGGCGGCAGCAATGGCGGCAGAGGTGGCGGCGGATAAAGGTAAGGAGGCTGCTCTGAGTTCCGAGACCGGCAGAgagagttccaagaagagaaaggcttataaaactcaaaaccTTAAG GTAGTTGCAGTAGACAAATCCGAGGAGAAAAAGATGAAAGGATGTGTAGAAGAGGAATCTAAGATCACGGAGCAGAATAGCAATAGCAAAAGCACCACCACTACTGGTAGCACCGCCACCAACAACAAGAACTGCAAAGGGCCCTCTGCCAATAATTCAAAGGAGAACTCAAAAGCCTCTGATGTTCCAAAGCCCGACTATATTCATGTCCGTGCCCGTCGTGGACAAGCCACCGACAGCCACAGCTTGGCCGAAAGA gtaagaagagaaaaaataagtgaaagAATGAAGTACCTGCAAGATTTAGTTCCAGGGTGCAACAAGATAACTGGGAAGGCTGGAATGCTCGACGAGATAATCAACTATGTCCAGTCTCTTCAAAGACAAGTAGAG TTCTTATCTATGAAATTGGCTGCAATCAATCCAAGACTGGATTTTGATATCGACAACTATCTAGCTAAAGAG ATTTTTCCAGCTTGTACATCTAACGTTCCCACAATCGGGGCATCGGCTGAAATGGTCAATCCTTCTCACCTTCAGTTCAATTCATTAGGCCATGAACTCTCAGGTACCGCTCTGGAAATGTGTGTAAATCCTTTGGATATCACACTCAGGAGAACGATTAGTGCTCCTGTATCAATCCCGGATACATTTCTTGACTCATCCAGTTTGAAT CAAATTCAGCACCTAACATGGGAGGATGAACTACAAAATCTCTACAGCATGGAATACCAACAAGAAAGATCAACATCATTTATCTCTCAGCCATTTGCAGGTACAGAAAACATGTCTTTTCAAACTCTGATCCCCTGTTCCATATCTTACACAAATTAG
- the LOC105169647 gene encoding protein RADIALIS-like 4 yields the protein MASSSHSWTPQENKLFEKALARFDRDTPDRWQNVARAVGGGKSVEDVKTHYQILIEDLRRIESGHVPIPNYTNTNSIHEEKRLMKFLKM from the exons ATGGCTTCCAGTTCACACTCATGGACCCCCCAAGAGAACAAACTCTTCGAGAAGGCACTCGCCCGCTTCGACAGGGACACTCCCGACCGCTGGCAGAACGTCGCTCGCGCCGTCGGCGGTGGCAAATCTGTCGAGGACGTCAAGACCCACTACCAGATTCTAATTGAGGATCTCCGCCGCATAGAATCCGGGCATGTCCCCATTCCCAACTACACCAACACTAACTCCATACATGAAGAGAAGAG GCTTATGAAGTTTCTGAAGATGTAA
- the LOC105169646 gene encoding 3-ketoacyl-CoA synthase 4-like, giving the protein MKTTNTSDGRPSRLPDFQQSVRLKYVKLGYHYLTTHFFTLCLLAFLAFTFIQLSQINFQGLYLHLKYNLVTLMVFSGAVVFGLTLYFMTRPRAVYLVDYACYRPPDHLRVDFHKFMHHSRLTGDFDDSSLEFQRKILERSGLGEETYLPEPLHQIPPQPSMAKAREEAEQVMFGALDNLFKATGVKPKDIGVLVVNCSLFNPTPSLSAMIINKYKLRGNIKSFNLGGMGCSAGVIAIDLAKDMLQLHRNTYAVVVSTENITENWYFGNKKSMLIPNCLFRMGGSAVLLSNRASDKRRSKYKMMHVVRTHIGSQDTAFRCVYQEQDERGKTGVSLSKDLMAIAGNALKTNITTLGPLVLPVSEQLLFFVTLVARKLINPKIKPYIPDFKLAFDHFCIHAGGRAVIDELEKNLRLEPIQVEASRMTLHRFGNTSSSSIWYELAYIEAKGRIRKGQRVWQIAFGSGFKCNSAVWQALRNVKPSANSPWLDCIDRYPVKIMY; this is encoded by the coding sequence ATGAAGACAACAAACACCTCAGACGGCCGTCCAAGTCGGCTGCCGGACTTCCAACAGAGTGTGAGACTCAAGTACGTGAAACTTGGGTACCATTATCTGACGACCCATTTTTTTACTCTCTGCTTACTCGCTTTTCTTGCCTTCACTTTCATTCAACTCTCGCAAATTAACTTCCAAGGTCTCTACCTCCACCTCAAGTACAATCTCGTCACCCTTATGGTTTTCTCCGGTGCGGTGGTGTTTGGGCTCACCCTCTACTTCATGACCCGGCCCAGGGCAGTTTATCTAGTGGACTACGCCTGCTACCGCCCGCCTGACCACCTCCGCGTTGATTTCCACAAGTTCATGCACCACTCGCGGCTCACTGGCGATTTTGACGACTCGTCTCTCGAGTTCCAGCGCAAGATCCTCGAGCGTTCCGGTCTTGGTGAGGAAACCTACTTGCCGGAACCGCTGCATCAGATCCCACCGCAGCCCTCTATGGCGAAGGCCCGTGAGGAAGCCGAGCAGGTGATGTTTGGCGCGTTGGACAATCTATTCAAAGCGACGGGCGTCAAGCCCAAGGACATTGGTGTTCTGGTGGTGAATTGTAGCCTTTTTAATCCCACTCCATCTCTGTCCGCCATGATTATTAACAAGTACAAGCTACGGGGGAATATAAAGAGCTTCAATTTAGGTGGAATGGGGTGCAGCGCTGGAGTCATCGCCATTGACTTAGCAAAAGACATGCTCCAGCTCCACAGGAACACATACGCCGTCGTCGTCAGCACCGAAAACATCACTGAGAACTGGTACTTCGGCAACAAAAAGTCAATGCTGATCCCCAACTGCCTCTTCCGCATGGGCGGATCAGCCGTCCTGCTATCCAACCGGGCCTCCGACAAGAGAAGATCCAAGTACAAGATGATGCACGTTGTCAGGACCCACATAGGATCCCAAGACACAGCATTCCGGTGCGTGTACCAGGAGCAAGACGAAAGGGGAAAAACTGGAGTTTCACTGTCAAAAGACCTGATGGCGATCGCAGGGAACGCACTGAAAACGAATATCACGACGCTTGGCCCGCTCGTCCTCCCGGTCAGCGAACAGCTCCTGTTTTTCGTAACCCTAGTCGCCCGAAAGCTCATCAACCCGAAAATCAAGCCGTACATACCAGATTTCAAGCTGGCTTTCGACCATTTCTGCATACACGCCGGCGGCCGGGCCGTGATAGATGAGCTGGAGAAGAATCTCCGCCTGGAGCCGATTCAGGTAGAGGCTTCCCGCATGACTTTGCACAGATTCGGAAACACCTCTTCCAGTTCAATTTGGTACGAGCTGGCGTACATTGAGGCCAAGGGGAGGATCAGAAAGGGGCAGCGGGTGTGGCAGATTGCATTCGGGAGTGGATTTAAGTGTAACAGCGCGGTGTGGCAAGCGCTGCGGAATGTGAAGCCGTCGGCGAATAGCCCGTGGCTGGACTGCATCGACAGGTATCCGGTGAAGATAATGTactaa
- the LOC105169645 gene encoding 3-ketoacyl-CoA synthase 4-like, producing the protein MTTISRQANSTTADGGPRSAVADLEWSVKLNVLVFGLTCYISTRPRPVFLVDYACYRPPEHLRADFRKYMNHARLTGHFDDSSLEFQGKILQHSGLGDETYLPEALHEIPLQPSMAKARQEAEEVIFGVLDNLFSATAVKPKDIGVLVVNCSLFNPTPSLSAMIVNKYKLRGNIKSFNLGGMGCSAGVIAVDLAKDMLQLHRHTYAIVVSTENITQNSYFGNKKSMLIPNCLFRLGGAALLLSNRSSDKRRSKYKMMHVVRTHLGSHDTAFRCVYQQQDEKGKTGVSLSKDLMAIAGNALKTNITRLGPLVLPISEQLLFFVILMARKLINPKMKPYIPDFRLAFDHFCIHAGGRAVIDELEKNLRLEPIQVEASRMTLHRFGNTSSSSIWYELAYIEAKGRIKKGQRVWQIAFGSGFKCNSAVWQALRNVKPSASSPWLDCVDRYPVKMVD; encoded by the exons ATGACGACAATAAGCAGGCAAGCGAATTCCACCACCGCGGACGGCGGCCCAAGAAGTGCAGTCGCGGACTTGGAATGGAGTGTGAAACTAAA TGTTCTCGTTTTCGGGCTGACCTGCTACATCTCGACCCGCCCACGACCCGTTTTCCTCGTGGACTACGCATGTTACCGCCCGCCCGAACACCTCCGGGCTGACTTCCGCAAGTACATGAACCATGCGCGCCTCACCGGTCACTTCGACGACTCATCTCTCGAGTTCCAGGGCAAGATCCTCCAGCATTCAGGCCTCGGAGATGAAACCTACCTGCCGGAAGCGCTGCATGAGATCCCACTCCAGCCATCGATGGCGAAGGCGCGTCAGGAAGCGGAGGAGGTGATTTTCGGCGTGCTGGACAATCTCTTCAGCGCCACCGCGGTCAAGCCCAAGGACATTGGAGTTCTGGTGGTGAATTGTAGCCTCTTCAACCCGACTCCTTCTCTTTCCGCCATGATTGTTAACAAGTACAAGCTACGGGGTAATATAAAGAGCTTCAATTTAGGTGGAATGGGGTGCAGCGCTGGAGTCATCGCCGTTGATTTAGCGAAAGACATGCTCCAGCTCCACAGGCACACATACGCCATCGTTGTCAGCACCGAGAACATTACACAAAACTCCTACTTCGGCAACAAGAAATCAATGCTAATACCCAACTGCCTCTTCCGCTTGGGCGGCGCAGCCCTTCTGCTATCCAACCGGAGTTCCGACAAGAGAAGATCCAAGTACAAGATGATGCACGTTGTTAGGACCCATTTAGGATCCCACGACACTGCATTTCGGTGCGTGTACCAACAGCAAGACGAAAAGGGAAAAACCGGGGTTTCACTTTCAAAAGACCTGATGGCGATCGCAGGGAACGCACTGAAAACGAATATCACGAGGCTGGGCCCGCTGGTGCTCCCCATCAGCGAACAGCTCCTGTTTTTCGTAATCCTAATGGCCAGAAAACTCATAAACCCGAAAATGAAGCCATACATACCAGATTTCAGACTGGCCTTCGACCATTTCTGCATTCACGCCGGAGGACGAGCCGTGATCGATGAGCTGGAGAAGAATCTCAGGCTGGAGCCAATTCAAGTAGAGGCTTCCCGTATGACTTTGCACAGATTTGGAAACACTTCTTCCAGTTCGATTTGGTACGAGCTGGCGTACATTGAGGCGAAGGGGAGGATCAAAAAGGGGCAGCGGGTGTGGCAGATTGCATTCGGGAGTGGATTTAAGTGTAACAGTGCGGTGTGGCAAGCGCTGCGGAACGTGAAGCCGTCGGCAAGTAGTCCGTGGCTGGACTGCGTCGACAGGTATCCGGTGAAGATGGTCGactaa